The proteins below come from a single Bacteroidales bacterium genomic window:
- a CDS encoding Rrf2 family transcriptional regulator, whose product MSKIFSLSEAGSIAIHSMILIAKSENNLNVVKIAEQTGASKHHVAKVLQRLAKDDFLDSNRGPHGGFRLKRPADQISLLQVYEAIEGKIAITKCPMDNPICPFDKCIFSNIITTMTHGFKDYLDTQKLSDYLE is encoded by the coding sequence ATGTCGAAAATTTTCTCTCTCTCCGAAGCAGGCTCCATCGCGATCCATAGCATGATATTGATTGCAAAATCCGAAAATAACTTAAATGTAGTAAAAATCGCCGAGCAGACAGGCGCATCAAAACATCATGTGGCCAAAGTTTTACAGAGGCTGGCAAAAGATGATTTTCTTGATTCAAACCGTGGACCTCATGGCGGTTTCAGACTTAAGAGACCTGCAGATCAGATTTCACTACTTCAGGTTTATGAAGCCATCGAAGGGAAAATTGCTATCACAAAATGCCCGATGGACAATCCCATTTGTCCATTCGACAAATGTATTTTTAGCAACATCATTACAACCATGACACACGGGTTCAAAGATTATCTTGACACACAAAAACTGTCGGATTATCTGGAATAA